A DNA window from Streptococcus parapneumoniae contains the following coding sequences:
- a CDS encoding alpha/beta hydrolase family protein, translated as MAVMKIEYYSQVLDMEWGVNVLYPDANRVEEPDCKDIPVLYLLHGMSGNHNSWLKRTNVERLLRGTNLIVVMPNTSNGWYTDTQYGFDYYTALAEELPEVLKRFFPNMTSKREKTFIAGLSMGGYGCFKLALATNRFSRAASFSGALSFQEFSPESQNLGTPAYWRGVFGEIKDWTASSYSLESLAKKSDKKTKLWAWCGEQDFLYEANNLAVKNLKKLGFDVTYSHSVGTHEWYYWEKQLEVFLATLPIDFKLEERLT; from the coding sequence ATGGCAGTAATGAAAATCGAGTATTACTCACAAGTTTTGGATATGGAGTGGGGAGTGAATGTCCTCTATCCTGATGCTAATCGAGTGGAAGAACCAGATTGTAAAGACATTCCAGTCTTGTACCTCTTGCACGGGATGTCTGGCAACCATAATAGCTGGCTCAAGCGTACCAATGTAGAACGCTTGCTTCGAGGAACCAACCTCATCGTCGTCATGCCCAATACCAGCAACGGTTGGTACACCGATACCCAATATGGTTTTGACTATTATACAGCTCTAGCAGAGGAATTGCCAGAGGTTCTGAAACGCTTCTTCCCTAATATGACTAGCAAGCGTGAAAAGACCTTTATCGCTGGTCTATCTATGGGAGGCTACGGCTGCTTTAAACTGGCTCTTGCTACAAATCGTTTCTCTCGTGCAGCTAGCTTTTCAGGCGCCCTTAGCTTTCAAGAGTTTTCTCCTGAAAGCCAAAATCTGGGGACACCAGCTTACTGGAGAGGTGTGTTTGGGGAGATTAAAGATTGGACAGCTAGTTCCTATTCTCTTGAAAGTTTGGCTAAAAAATCGGACAAAAAGACCAAGCTGTGGGCTTGGTGTGGCGAGCAGGATTTCTTGTATGAAGCCAATAATCTAGCAGTGAAAAATCTCAAAAAATTAGGTTTTGATGTGACCTATAGCCATAGCGTTGGAACTCACGAATGGTATTACTGGGAAAAACAATTGGAAGTTTTTTTAGCAACCCTACCGATTGATTTCAAATTAGAAGAGAGATTGACTTAG
- a CDS encoding ribonuclease J, with translation MSNISLTTLGGVRENGKNMYIAEIGESIFVLNAGLKYPENEQLGVDVVIPKMDYLFENKDRIAGVFLTHGHADAIGALPYLLAEAKVPVFGSELTIELAKLFVKGNDAVKKFNDFHVIDEDTEIDFGGTVVSFFPTTYSVPESLGIVLKTAEGSIVYTGDFKFDQTASESYATDFARLAEIGRDGVLALLSDSANADSNIQVASESEVRDEITQTIADWEGRIIVAAVSSNLSRIQQIFDAADKTGRRIVLTGFDIENIVRTAIRLKKLSLANEILLIKPKDMSRFEDHELIILETGRMGEPINGLRKMSIGRHRYVEIKDGDLVYIATAPSIAKEAFVARVENMIYQAGGVVKLITQSLHVSGHGNARDLQLMINLLQPKYLFPIQGEYRELDAHAKAAMAVGMLPERIFIPKKGTSMAYENGDFVPAGAVSAGDVLIDGNAIGDVGNVVLRDRKVLSEDGIFIVAITVNRREKKIVAKARVHTRGFVYLKKSRDILRESSELINQTVEDYLQGDDFDWADLKGKVRDNLTKYLFDQTKRRPAILPVVMEAK, from the coding sequence ATGAGTAATATTAGTTTAACAACACTTGGTGGTGTACGTGAAAATGGGAAAAATATGTACATTGCTGAAATTGGAGAGTCCATTTTTGTTTTGAATGCAGGGTTAAAATATCCCGAAAATGAACAATTAGGGGTCGATGTGGTGATTCCAAAGATGGACTACCTTTTTGAAAATAAAGATCGAATTGCTGGGGTATTTTTAACTCACGGACATGCAGATGCTATTGGTGCTCTGCCTTATCTCTTGGCTGAAGCCAAGGTACCTGTATTTGGCTCTGAGTTGACCATTGAGTTGGCAAAACTCTTTGTCAAAGGAAATGACGCAGTCAAGAAATTTAATGATTTTCATGTTATTGATGAAGATACGGAGATTGATTTTGGTGGGACAGTGGTTTCCTTCTTCCCTACGACTTACTCCGTTCCAGAGAGCCTGGGAATTGTCTTGAAGACAGCTGAAGGGAGCATCGTTTATACAGGTGACTTCAAATTTGACCAGACAGCTAGTGAATCCTATGCGACAGACTTCGCTCGTTTGGCAGAAATCGGTCGTGACGGCGTCCTGGCTCTCCTCAGTGATTCGGCCAATGCGGACAGCAATATTCAGGTGGCTAGTGAAAGTGAAGTTAGAGATGAAATTACCCAAACCATTGCTGACTGGGAAGGTCGTATCATCGTTGCAGCTGTTTCCAGTAACCTTTCTCGTATCCAGCAGATTTTTGACGCTGCGGATAAAACAGGTCGACGTATCGTCTTGACAGGATTTGATATTGAAAATATCGTCCGCACAGCGATTCGTCTCAAGAAGTTGTCTTTAGCCAACGAAATTCTCTTGATTAAGCCGAAAGATATGTCTCGCTTTGAAGACCATGAGTTGATTATTCTTGAGACAGGTCGTATGGGTGAACCTATCAATGGACTTCGTAAGATGTCGATTGGTCGCCATCGTTATGTAGAAATCAAGGATGGGGACCTGGTCTATATTGCTACGGCTCCGTCTATTGCTAAAGAAGCCTTCGTTGCGCGTGTGGAAAATATGATTTATCAGGCAGGAGGGGTTGTCAAATTGATTACCCAAAGTTTACATGTATCAGGGCACGGAAATGCGCGTGATTTGCAGTTGATGATCAATCTCTTGCAACCTAAGTATCTCTTCCCAATTCAAGGGGAATACCGCGAGTTGGATGCCCATGCTAAGGCTGCTATGGCAGTAGGTATGTTGCCAGAACGCATTTTCATTCCTAAAAAGGGAACCAGCATGGCTTATGAGAATGGGGACTTTGTCCCAGCTGGAGCGGTTTCGGCAGGGGATGTCTTGATTGACGGGAATGCCATTGGTGATGTTGGAAATGTGGTTCTTCGTGACCGCAAGGTCTTGTCAGAGGATGGTATTTTCATCGTCGCAATCACCGTTAACCGTCGTGAGAAGAAAATTGTGGCCAAGGCTCGTGTTCACACGCGTGGATTTGTTTATCTCAAGAAGAGCCGCGATATTCTCCGTGAAAGTTCAGAATTGATTAACCAGACGGTAGAAGACTATCTGCAAGGAGATGACTTTGACTGGGCAGACCTTAAAGGGAAGGTTCGTGATAATTTAACTAAGTATCTCTTTGACCAGACTAAGCGTCGTCCAGCTATTTTACCAGTAGTCATGGAAGCAAAATAA
- the recJ gene encoding single-stranded-DNA-specific exonuclease RecJ, translating to MITPTYEWQFAPQVEDADFTKIAKKAGLGPEVARLLFERGIQDQESLKKFLEPSLEDLHDPYLLHDMDKAVERIRHAIEEGENILVYGDYDADGMTSASIVKESLEQLGAECRVYLPNRFTDGYGPNASVYKYFIEQEGISLIVTVDNGVAGHEAIELAQSMGVDVIVTDHHSMPETLPDAYAIVHPEHPDADYPFKYLAGCGVAFKLACALLEEVQVELLDLVAIGTVADMVSLTDENRILVQYGLEMLGHTQRIGLQEMLDMAGIAANEVTEETVGFQIAPRLNALGRLDDPNPAIDLLTGFDDEEAHEIALMIHQKNEERKEIVQSIYEEAKTMVDPEKKVQVLAKEGWNPGVLGIVAGRLLEELGQTVIVLNIEDGRAKGSARSVEVVDIFEALDPHRDLFIAFGGHAGAAGMTLEVEKLSDLSQVLEDYVREKGADAAGKNKLNLDEELDLETLSLETVKNFERLAPFGMDNQKPVFYIKDFQVESARTMGAGNAHLKLKISKGEASFEVVAFGQGRWATEFAQTKNLELAVKLSVNQWNGQTALQLMMVDARVEGVQLFNIRGKNAVLPEGVPVLDFSGELPNLADSEAIVVKTIPEDITLLKTIFQKQNFSAVYFKNDIDKAYYLTGYGTREQFAKLYKTIYQFPEFDIRYKLKDLAAYLNIQQILLVKMIQVFEELGFVTIKDGVMTVNKEAPKREIGESQIYQNLKQTVKDQEMMALGTVQEIYDFLMEKE from the coding sequence TTGATAACACCTACTTATGAATGGCAGTTTGCCCCGCAAGTAGAAGATGCGGATTTTACAAAGATAGCCAAGAAGGCTGGATTGGGTCCTGAGGTGGCTCGGTTATTATTTGAGAGAGGGATTCAGGACCAAGAAAGTCTGAAGAAGTTTTTAGAACCTTCCTTGGAGGACTTGCACGACCCTTATCTGCTCCATGATATGGACAAGGCGGTGGAACGGATTCGTCATGCCATTGAAGAAGGGGAAAATATTCTCGTTTATGGTGATTATGATGCGGATGGTATGACTTCGGCTTCGATTGTTAAGGAAAGTTTGGAACAGCTTGGTGCCGAGTGCCGGGTTTATCTTCCCAATCGTTTTACCGACGGTTATGGACCTAATGCCAGTGTTTACAAATATTTTATCGAGCAAGAAGGAATTTCCTTGATTGTGACGGTGGATAATGGGGTTGCTGGTCACGAGGCTATTGAATTGGCCCAGTCTATGGGAGTAGATGTCATTGTGACTGACCATCATTCCATGCCTGAAACCTTACCTGATGCCTATGCCATCGTTCATCCTGAACATCCAGATGCGGACTATCCTTTCAAATATTTGGCGGGTTGTGGAGTGGCCTTCAAGCTGGCTTGTGCCCTGTTAGAAGAAGTGCAAGTGGAATTGCTTGATTTGGTCGCTATTGGTACCGTTGCAGATATGGTTAGTTTGACAGATGAGAACCGTATCTTGGTTCAGTATGGTCTGGAAATGTTGGGACATACTCAGCGTATTGGTCTACAAGAAATGCTGGATATGGCTGGGATTGCTGCCAATGAAGTGACAGAAGAGACAGTTGGTTTCCAGATTGCTCCTCGTTTAAATGCCTTAGGTCGCTTGGACGATCCCAATCCAGCCATTGATTTGCTGACTGGATTTGACGACGAGGAAGCTCACGAGATTGCCCTTATGATTCATCAGAAAAACGAAGAGCGCAAGGAAATCGTCCAGTCAATTTATGAAGAAGCTAAGACCATGGTGGATCCTGAAAAGAAGGTCCAAGTCTTGGCCAAGGAAGGCTGGAATCCTGGGGTTCTAGGAATCGTGGCTGGTCGTTTGTTGGAAGAATTGGGACAGACAGTCATTGTTCTTAATATAGAAGACGGTCGTGCCAAAGGCAGTGCTCGTAGTGTGGAAGTAGTAGATATTTTTGAGGCTCTGGATCCTCATCGAGATCTTTTTATCGCCTTTGGTGGACATGCTGGTGCAGCAGGGATGACGCTGGAAGTGGAGAAACTCTCAGATTTATCTCAGGTCTTGGAAGATTATGTTCGTGAAAAAGGTGCAGATGCTGCTGGCAAGAATAAGTTAAACCTAGATGAAGAGTTGGATTTGGAGACTTTGAGTCTTGAAACAGTCAAGAACTTTGAGCGCTTGGCACCTTTTGGAATGGATAATCAGAAACCTGTCTTTTATATCAAGGATTTTCAGGTCGAAAGTGCCCGTACTATGGGGGCAGGCAATGCCCATCTCAAACTGAAAATCTCTAAGGGGGAAGCTAGTTTTGAAGTGGTAGCCTTTGGACAAGGTAGATGGGCAACAGAATTTGCCCAAACCAAGAATCTAGAGTTGGCGGTTAAATTGTCTGTCAATCAATGGAATGGTCAAACTGCTCTCCAGTTGATGATGGTAGATGCGCGTGTGGAGGGTGTTCAACTCTTTAACATTCGTGGGAAAAATGCAGTCTTGCCAGAAGGAGTTCCAGTCTTGGATTTTTCTGGAGAACTGCCAAATCTTGCGGATAGTGAAGCTATTGTCGTGAAAACCATTCCTGAGGATATTACCCTGCTGAAGACCATTTTTCAGAAACAGAATTTTTCCGCTGTCTATTTCAAAAATGATATTGACAAGGCCTACTATCTGACAGGGTATGGGACTAGAGAGCAGTTTGCCAAATTGTACAAGACCATTTACCAGTTTCCAGAGTTTGATATTCGCTACAAGCTGAAAGATTTGGCAGCTTATCTTAATATCCAACAAATCTTGCTGGTCAAGATGATTCAAGTATTTGAAGAGCTAGGCTTTGTGACGATCAAAGATGGTGTCATGACAGTGAATAAAGAGGCACCAAAGCGGGAAATCGGAGAAAGTCAAATTTACCAGAATCTCAAACAAACCGTCAAAGACCAAGAAATGATGGCGCTGGGTACCGTGCAAGAAATTTATGACTTTTTAATGGAAAAAGAGTAG
- a CDS encoding amino acid ABC transporter ATP-binding protein — MALVEFEHVEKYYGDYHALRDINLRFEKGQVVVLLGPSGSGKSTLIRTINGLEAVDKGSLLVNGHQVAGASQKDLVPLRKEVGMVFQHFNLYPHKTVLENVTLAPIKVLGIDKKEAEKTAQKYLEFVNMWDKKDSYPAMLSGGQKQRIAIARGLAMHPELLLFDEPTSALDPETIGDVLAVMQKLAHDGMNMIVVTHEMGFAREVADRIIFMADGEVLVDTTDVDDFFDNPSEPRAQQFLSKIINHESDKVK; from the coding sequence ATGGCTTTAGTAGAATTTGAACACGTCGAAAAATATTACGGAGACTACCACGCACTCCGCGACATCAATCTCCGTTTTGAAAAAGGACAAGTCGTTGTCCTACTCGGACCATCTGGTTCTGGAAAATCCACTCTTATCCGCACCATCAATGGTTTGGAGGCTGTTGACAAGGGAAGCCTTCTAGTCAATGGTCACCAAGTTGCTGGTGCCAGCCAGAAAGATTTGGTGCCTCTTCGCAAGGAAGTAGGCATGGTTTTCCAACATTTCAACCTCTATCCGCATAAAACAGTGTTAGAAAATGTAACACTAGCACCTATAAAAGTTTTAGGAATTGATAAAAAAGAAGCTGAAAAAACAGCTCAAAAATATCTGGAATTTGTAAATATGTGGGACAAGAAAGATTCATATCCAGCCATGCTTTCTGGTGGACAAAAACAACGGATTGCCATCGCACGTGGCCTCGCTATGCATCCTGAACTCCTCCTCTTTGATGAACCAACATCTGCTCTTGACCCTGAAACCATCGGCGATGTTCTAGCGGTTATGCAAAAATTGGCCCACGATGGTATGAATATGATTGTCGTTACCCATGAAATGGGCTTTGCCCGTGAAGTTGCTGACCGCATCATCTTTATGGCTGACGGAGAGGTTTTAGTAGATACCACAGATGTTGATGACTTTTTCGACAATCCAAGCGAACCTCGTGCCCAACAATTTCTCAGCAAGATCATCAACCACGAAAGTGACAAAGTCAAATAA
- a CDS encoding transporter substrate-binding domain-containing protein, translated as MKKKFFLSALLISLLGLAATKPVQADTSIADIQKRGELVVGVKQDVPNFGYKDPKTGTFSGIETDLARMVADELKVKVRYVPVTAQTRGPLLDNEQVDMDIATFTITDERKKLYNFTSPYYTDASGFLVNKSAKIKKIEDLNGKTIGVAQGSITQRLITELGKKKGLKFKFVELGSYPELITSLHAHRIDAFSVDRSILSGYISKRTALLDDSFKPSDYGIVTKKSNTELNDYLDNLVTKWSKDGRLQKLYDRYKLKPSSHTAD; from the coding sequence ATGAAAAAGAAATTCTTTTTATCCGCATTATTGATTAGCCTTTTGGGCCTTGCTGCTACAAAACCAGTTCAGGCTGATACTAGTATCGCAGACATTCAAAAGAGAGGCGAGCTGGTTGTCGGTGTCAAACAAGACGTTCCCAATTTCGGTTACAAGGATCCCAAGACAGGGACCTTTTCTGGTATCGAAACGGACTTGGCCAGGATGGTAGCCGATGAGCTCAAGGTCAAAGTTCGCTATGTGCCTGTTACCGCACAAACCCGTGGACCACTCCTAGACAATGAACAGGTCGATATGGATATCGCAACCTTTACCATCACAGACGAACGCAAAAAACTCTACAACTTTACCAGCCCTTACTACACAGATGCTTCTGGCTTTTTGGTCAATAAATCTGCCAAAATCAAAAAGATTGAGGACCTAAACGGCAAAACCATCGGAGTTGCCCAAGGTTCCATCACCCAACGCCTGATTACTGAACTGGGTAAAAAGAAAGGTCTGAAGTTTAAATTCGTCGAACTTGGTTCCTACCCAGAATTGATTACTTCCCTTCATGCTCACCGTATTGATGCCTTTTCCGTTGACCGCTCTATTCTATCTGGCTACATCAGCAAACGGACAGCACTACTAGATGATAGTTTCAAGCCCTCTGACTACGGTATCGTCACCAAGAAATCAAATACAGAGCTCAACGACTATCTCGATAACTTGGTTACTAAATGGAGCAAGGATGGCCGTTTACAAAAACTCTATGACCGTTACAAGCTCAAACCATCTAGCCATACTGCAGATTAA
- a CDS encoding amino acid ABC transporter permease — MTDLSSWTAYFQDFGQFFNGFLFTLALAIGSFILAMVLGIFFGAMSTSKRPILRILSRIFVEFYQNTPLLVQFVIVFYGLPLISDHTIMIPIYWTAVLCVGLYHGAYIAEVIRSGIQSIPSGQMEAALSQGFTYISAMRLIILPQAFRIILPPLTNQIVNLIKNTSTVAIISGVDLMFVTKSWSALNGNYIPAFLGAALLYFSLCFPVAQFGRKMEQANKKAYSL; from the coding sequence ATGACAGATTTATCATCTTGGACAGCCTATTTTCAGGATTTTGGACAATTTTTCAATGGATTCCTCTTCACTCTTGCCCTAGCTATCGGCTCCTTTATCCTAGCCATGGTTTTAGGCATCTTCTTCGGAGCCATGTCAACCAGCAAACGTCCAATTTTGCGCATTTTATCTCGCATCTTTGTGGAGTTTTACCAAAACACTCCCCTCTTGGTGCAGTTTGTTATCGTCTTTTATGGTCTACCTCTTATCAGTGACCACACCATCATGATTCCGATTTATTGGACAGCTGTTCTCTGCGTAGGGCTCTATCACGGCGCCTATATCGCTGAGGTTATTCGCTCAGGGATTCAGTCCATCCCTAGCGGTCAGATGGAGGCCGCCTTGTCGCAAGGTTTTACCTATATCAGCGCCATGCGCTTGATTATCTTACCTCAAGCCTTCCGTATCATTCTCCCTCCTTTGACCAATCAAATCGTCAACCTCATCAAGAACACCTCGACAGTCGCTATCATTTCTGGAGTGGACTTGATGTTTGTGACCAAGTCCTGGTCAGCACTTAACGGAAACTATATCCCAGCCTTTCTAGGCGCTGCCCTTCTCTACTTTTCTCTCTGCTTCCCTGTTGCCCAGTTTGGTCGCAAGATGGAGCAAGCCAACAAAAAAGCCTATTCACTTTAG
- a CDS encoding amino acid ABC transporter permease, with product MESILEVLTPDNLIFIFKGFGLTLYISLIAIILSTFIGTVLAVMRNGKNPVLRIISSIYIEFVRNVPNLLWIFTIFLVFKMKSTPAGITAFTLFTSAALAEIIRGGLNAVDKGQYEAGMSQGFTSAQILYHIILPQAIRKMLPAIISQFVTVIKDTSLLYSVIALQELFGASQILMGRYFEPEQVFSLYILIALIYFSFNLAISSLSHMLAKRWQQAAE from the coding sequence ATGGAATCCATTTTAGAAGTTTTGACCCCAGATAACCTAATCTTTATCTTTAAAGGATTTGGCTTGACTCTCTACATTTCTCTGATTGCCATCATCCTCTCTACCTTTATCGGTACGGTGCTAGCCGTCATGAGAAATGGCAAAAATCCTGTCTTGCGAATCATCTCCAGCATTTATATCGAGTTTGTGCGTAACGTTCCTAACCTCCTCTGGATTTTCACTATCTTTTTGGTTTTCAAGATGAAGTCCACTCCAGCAGGTATTACAGCCTTCACTCTCTTTACATCAGCGGCCCTAGCTGAGATTATTCGAGGCGGTCTCAATGCCGTAGACAAGGGACAGTACGAAGCAGGAATGTCGCAAGGATTTACTTCTGCACAAATCCTCTACCACATCATTCTCCCACAAGCCATTCGCAAAATGTTGCCAGCCATCATTTCTCAGTTTGTAACCGTGATTAAGGATACCAGTCTTCTCTACTCTGTTATCGCCCTACAAGAACTCTTTGGAGCCAGCCAAATTCTCATGGGCCGTTATTTCGAACCAGAGCAAGTCTTCAGCCTGTATATCCTGATTGCCCTCATCTACTTCAGCTTTAACCTAGCCATTTCTAGCCTGTCTCATATGCTAGCCAAACGTTGGCAACAAGCTGCAGAATAA